A region from the Mycobacterium heidelbergense genome encodes:
- a CDS encoding molybdopterin-dependent oxidoreductase, with product MADYSVNDGADTVARARLESLLDQHARQRVLDQRINLDEWAGGLSQQEKVQVPVVRIGRRWFSSLWLLPLGVVGMLVAVALAQQLRQYEWMQSFIERYPGTSASFAPAVHSGFPVWLRWQHLFNIVFMMFIIRAGMQILADHPRLYLNAGCRPGTEWLRLRGPVPTDRQDKSDAAHIWTAKDDSVAIPRWLGIPGFRHSIGLARWWHFSFDLLWLANGLVFYILLFATGQWRRIVPRSVDVFPNMLSTAVQYASLDFPANHGFTSYNGLQIIAYFTTVFVAAPLAFVTGLLQGPAIAARLGFGRGPFNRQVARTVHFAILVWMIFFIAVHTVMVFITGFVGNVNHIVLGTDTQSYWAVVVYVVAMAVIATLWLLASPITARYPAVVRGCGRALVGWAKELLELPHPNANYSEKDISPYFWPNGTIPDSDRYRQLQATGWSQYSLRIEGLVENPVSLTYDELRGLPKHEQITQHYCIQGWSGVAKWGGVRMSDILDIVRPLPSARWVVFYSFAYGADGPGKGRYYDCHKIEQMSAPTTLLAYDMNGQPLTETHGAPLRLRNERELGFKQVKWIEAIEFVETFAHLGLGHGGYNEDHEFYGYRMPI from the coding sequence ATGGCTGACTATTCAGTGAACGATGGCGCCGACACGGTTGCGCGCGCCCGTCTTGAGTCGTTGCTCGATCAGCATGCCCGCCAGCGGGTGCTGGATCAACGCATAAATCTCGATGAATGGGCCGGGGGGTTGTCGCAGCAGGAAAAGGTGCAGGTGCCGGTAGTTCGGATCGGTCGACGCTGGTTTAGCTCGTTGTGGTTGCTGCCGCTCGGTGTGGTCGGAATGCTGGTGGCGGTCGCGCTGGCGCAGCAGTTGCGTCAATACGAATGGATGCAGAGCTTTATCGAGCGTTACCCCGGGACGTCGGCAAGTTTCGCGCCCGCGGTGCACTCGGGATTTCCGGTGTGGTTGCGCTGGCAACACCTGTTCAACATCGTCTTCATGATGTTTATCATCCGGGCGGGGATGCAGATTCTCGCCGACCATCCGCGGTTGTATCTGAACGCTGGGTGTCGGCCGGGAACCGAATGGCTGCGGTTGCGTGGTCCGGTCCCCACCGATCGCCAGGACAAAAGCGACGCAGCCCATATTTGGACGGCCAAGGACGATTCGGTGGCCATTCCGAGGTGGCTCGGGATACCCGGCTTTCGGCACTCGATCGGGCTTGCCCGTTGGTGGCATTTCAGTTTCGACCTTCTGTGGCTGGCCAATGGGCTGGTTTTTTACATTCTGCTTTTCGCCACGGGACAGTGGCGCCGGATCGTGCCCCGATCGGTCGATGTTTTCCCCAACATGCTGTCCACGGCGGTCCAATACGCCTCGCTGGACTTCCCGGCCAATCACGGCTTCACGAGCTACAACGGCTTGCAGATCATCGCCTACTTCACGACCGTGTTCGTCGCTGCGCCGCTGGCGTTTGTCACCGGCCTTTTGCAGGGGCCGGCGATCGCGGCGCGCCTCGGTTTCGGCCGGGGTCCATTTAATCGGCAGGTGGCGCGGACGGTGCACTTTGCGATCCTGGTGTGGATGATCTTTTTCATCGCGGTCCACACCGTGATGGTGTTCATCACCGGGTTTGTGGGCAACGTGAACCATATTGTGCTCGGCACCGATACCCAATCGTATTGGGCGGTGGTGGTTTACGTCGTGGCCATGGCCGTCATCGCGACGTTGTGGTTGCTCGCCTCTCCCATCACGGCTCGGTATCCCGCCGTTGTCCGCGGGTGCGGGCGCGCATTGGTGGGGTGGGCCAAGGAGCTGCTGGAATTGCCGCATCCCAACGCGAACTATTCCGAAAAGGACATTTCGCCCTATTTTTGGCCGAACGGCACCATCCCCGACTCGGACCGCTATCGTCAGCTTCAGGCCACCGGGTGGTCGCAGTATTCGCTGCGCATCGAAGGGCTTGTCGAGAACCCCGTCAGTCTGACCTACGACGAATTGCGGGGGCTACCCAAGCACGAACAAATCACCCAGCACTACTGCATTCAGGGCTGGTCCGGCGTGGCCAAATGGGGAGGCGTTCGCATGTCGGACATCCTCGACATCGTGCGCCCACTGCCGTCGGCTCGCTGGGTGGTGTTTTACTCCTTCGCCTACGGAGCCGATGGACCCGGCAAAGGCCGTTACTACGACTGCCACAAGATCGAGCAAATGTCCGCGCCGACAACGCTGTTGGCGTACGACATGAACGGCCAGCCGCTCACCGAAACCCACGGTGCGCCGCTGCGGCTGCGCAATGAACGCGAACTCGGCTTCAAACAGGTCAAATGGATCGAAGCGATCGAGTTCGTCGAGACCTTCGCCCACCTGGGGCTGGGGCATGGCGGCTACAACGAAGACCACGAATTCTACGGCTACCGCATGCCGATCTGA
- the purL gene encoding phosphoribosylformylglycinamidine synthase subunit PurL, translating into MMDTVEHAATTPDHPQPFHELGLKDDEYQRIREILGRRPTDTELAMYSVMWSEHCSYKSSKVHLRYFGETTTDEMRAGMLAGIGENAGVVDIGDGWAVTFKVESHNHPSYVEPYQGAATGVGGIVRDIMAMGARPVAVMDQLRFGAADAPDTRRVVDGVVRGIGGYGNSLGLPNIGGETVFDACYAGNPLVNAMCVGVLRQEDLHLAFASGVGNKIILFGARTGLDGIGGVSVLASDTFDAENSRKKLPSVQVGDPFMEKVLIECCLELYVGGLVIGIQDLGGAGLSCATSELASAGDGGMAIQLDTVPLRTTQMTPAEVLCSESQERMCAVVAPENVDAFLAVCRKWDVLATVIGEVTDGDRLRITWHGETVVDVPPRTVAHEGPVYQRAVARPESQDALNADRSTSLPRPATGDELRATLLALLGSPHLCSRAFITEQYDRYVRGNTVLAEHADGGVLRVDESTGRGIAVSTDASGRYTLLDPYAGAQLALAEAYRNVAVTGATPVAVTNCLNFGSPEDPGVMWQFSQAVRGLADGCAALGIPVTGGNVSFYNQTGSAAILPTPVVGVLGVLEDVSQRVPVFFGTEPGETLLLLGDTRDEFDGSVWAQVTADHLGGLPPAVDLPREKLLAEVLTSASRDGLVSAAHDLSEGGLAQAVVESALAGETGCRIVLPEGTDPFVMLFSESAGRVLVAVPRTEESRFRSMCEARGLPAVRIGVVDQASDAVEVQGLFTVSLAELRETSEAVLPRFFG; encoded by the coding sequence CTGATGGACACCGTCGAGCACGCCGCCACCACCCCCGACCACCCGCAACCCTTTCACGAGCTGGGCCTCAAAGACGACGAGTACCAGCGGATTCGCGAGATTCTGGGCCGCAGGCCAACCGACACCGAGCTGGCGATGTACTCGGTCATGTGGAGTGAGCACTGTTCCTACAAGTCCTCGAAGGTCCACCTGCGCTACTTCGGCGAGACGACGACCGACGAGATGCGCGCCGGCATGCTCGCCGGCATCGGCGAAAACGCCGGCGTCGTCGACATCGGCGACGGTTGGGCCGTCACCTTCAAGGTGGAGTCGCACAACCACCCGTCCTACGTCGAGCCCTACCAGGGTGCCGCCACCGGCGTCGGCGGGATCGTCCGCGACATCATGGCCATGGGTGCCAGGCCGGTCGCCGTGATGGACCAGCTCCGGTTCGGCGCCGCCGACGCGCCGGACACCCGCCGCGTGGTCGACGGCGTCGTCCGCGGCATCGGCGGCTACGGCAACTCGCTGGGCCTGCCCAACATCGGCGGCGAGACCGTCTTCGACGCGTGCTACGCCGGCAACCCGTTGGTGAACGCGATGTGCGTGGGCGTATTGCGCCAGGAGGACCTGCATTTGGCGTTCGCCTCGGGGGTGGGCAACAAGATCATCCTGTTCGGCGCGCGGACGGGGCTGGACGGCATCGGCGGCGTGTCGGTGCTGGCGTCGGACACGTTCGATGCCGAAAACTCCCGCAAGAAGCTGCCCTCGGTTCAAGTGGGCGACCCCTTCATGGAGAAGGTGCTCATCGAGTGCTGCCTCGAGCTGTACGTGGGCGGGCTGGTGATCGGCATCCAGGACCTCGGAGGCGCCGGATTGTCCTGTGCCACCTCGGAATTGGCGTCGGCCGGGGACGGTGGGATGGCGATCCAACTCGACACCGTCCCGCTGCGGACCACGCAGATGACCCCCGCGGAGGTGCTCTGCAGCGAGTCGCAGGAGCGCATGTGCGCGGTGGTCGCACCGGAAAACGTGGACGCCTTCCTGGCGGTGTGCCGCAAATGGGACGTGCTGGCCACCGTGATCGGCGAGGTCACCGACGGCGACCGGTTGCGGATCACCTGGCACGGCGAGACGGTCGTCGACGTGCCGCCGCGCACCGTCGCCCACGAGGGGCCGGTATACCAGCGTGCGGTCGCGCGCCCCGAATCGCAGGACGCCCTCAATGCGGACCGGTCAACGAGCCTGCCGCGGCCGGCCACCGGCGACGAGCTGCGCGCGACTTTGCTTGCGCTGCTGGGCAGTCCGCACCTGTGCAGCCGAGCGTTCATCACCGAGCAGTACGACCGCTACGTGCGCGGCAACACCGTGCTGGCCGAGCACGCCGACGGCGGCGTGCTGCGCGTCGACGAGTCCACCGGCCGCGGCATCGCGGTGTCGACCGACGCGTCGGGCCGCTATACGCTGCTTGATCCCTACGCCGGTGCGCAGCTGGCGCTGGCCGAGGCGTACCGCAACGTCGCCGTCACCGGTGCGACACCGGTCGCGGTGACCAACTGTCTCAACTTCGGCTCGCCCGAGGACCCCGGGGTGATGTGGCAGTTCTCGCAGGCGGTGCGGGGCCTGGCCGATGGCTGTGCGGCCCTGGGGATTCCGGTGACCGGCGGCAACGTGAGCTTCTACAACCAGACCGGGTCGGCGGCGATCCTGCCCACGCCGGTGGTCGGCGTGCTCGGCGTCTTGGAGGACGTCAGCCAACGTGTCCCCGTGTTTTTCGGCACCGAACCGGGCGAAACCCTGCTGCTGCTGGGCGATACGCGCGACGAGTTCGACGGTTCCGTCTGGGCCCAGGTGACCGCCGACCACCTGGGTGGGCTCCCGCCCGCCGTGGACCTGCCACGCGAGAAGCTGCTGGCCGAGGTGCTGACCTCGGCGTCGCGCGACGGGCTGGTGTCCGCCGCGCACGACCTGTCCGAGGGCGGCCTCGCGCAGGCCGTCGTCGAATCCGCGCTGGCGGGCGAAACCGGTTGCCGCATCGTGCTTCCCGAGGGCACAGACCCATTTGTGATGCTGTTTTCCGAGTCGGCGGGCCGGGTGCTGGTGGCGGTGCCACGCACCGAGGAGAGCCGGTTCCGTTCGATGTGCGAGGCGCGGGGGCTGCCCGCGGTCCGCATCGGCGTCGTCGATCAGGCCTCGGACGCGGTGGAGGTGCAGGGCTTGTTCACGGTGTCGCTGGCGGAGCTGCGCGAGACCTCCGAGGCGGTGCTGCCGCGATTCTTTGGATGA
- a CDS encoding MCE family protein — MEPRRLGARPPYKTVGLVTIVVMGLVGLVLYLQFRGDLAPNTRLTMVAPRAGLVMDPGSKVTYNGVQIGRVAGISEITRDGKPAAKVTLDVTPKYVKLIPANVAAAVKATTVFGNKYVALTSPKHPAAQSITPSTVIDATSVTTEFNTLFETLTSIAEKVDPVKVNLTLSAAAQALTGLGQKFGGSLIDGNAILDDLNPRMPAIRTDIQRLAALSDVYADAAPDLWEALDHAVTTARTLDRQQGDLDAALLAAAGLGNTAADVFGRGGPYLARGAADLVTFSQLLDKYSPEIFCTIRNYHDVAPKVYADLSNNGYSLGAHSGGAIAGAPNPYIYPENLPRTNARGGPGGRPGCWQPITRQLWPAPLLVMDVGASLAPYNHIEIGSPFAVDYVWGRQVGDYTINP; from the coding sequence ATGGAGCCTCGTCGCCTGGGGGCGCGGCCACCGTACAAGACCGTCGGGCTCGTGACCATCGTGGTCATGGGGCTGGTCGGGTTGGTCCTGTACTTGCAATTCCGGGGCGATCTCGCGCCGAACACGAGGCTGACGATGGTGGCCCCGCGGGCGGGGCTGGTGATGGACCCCGGTTCCAAGGTCACCTACAACGGCGTCCAGATCGGGCGAGTGGCCGGCATCTCCGAGATCACCCGTGACGGCAAGCCGGCGGCGAAGGTGACGCTGGATGTCACTCCGAAATACGTCAAGCTGATTCCGGCCAACGTGGCCGCCGCCGTCAAGGCGACCACGGTGTTCGGCAACAAGTACGTCGCGTTGACCTCGCCGAAACACCCTGCGGCCCAATCCATCACGCCGTCGACCGTCATCGACGCGACGTCGGTGACGACCGAGTTCAACACGCTGTTCGAGACGCTGACCTCGATCGCCGAGAAGGTCGATCCGGTCAAGGTCAACCTGACGCTCAGCGCGGCCGCGCAGGCGCTGACGGGGTTGGGCCAAAAGTTCGGCGGCTCGCTGATCGACGGCAACGCCATCCTCGACGACCTGAACCCGCGGATGCCCGCAATCCGCACCGACATTCAGCGGTTGGCAGCCCTGAGTGACGTCTACGCCGACGCCGCACCGGACCTGTGGGAGGCGCTCGACCACGCGGTGACCACGGCGCGCACGCTCGACCGCCAGCAAGGCGACCTCGACGCGGCGCTGCTGGCGGCCGCCGGGCTGGGCAACACCGCCGCGGACGTCTTCGGGCGGGGCGGACCCTACCTGGCGCGCGGGGCCGCCGATCTGGTCACCTTCAGCCAGCTGCTGGACAAGTACAGCCCCGAAATCTTTTGCACCATCCGCAATTACCACGACGTCGCGCCCAAGGTCTACGCCGACCTCAGCAACAACGGCTACTCGCTGGGGGCGCACTCGGGCGGCGCCATCGCCGGGGCGCCCAACCCGTACATTTATCCGGAGAACCTGCCGCGGACCAACGCCAGAGGGGGACCGGGCGGACGGCCGGGTTGTTGGCAGCCGATCACTCGACAACTATGGCCGGCGCCGCTTCTGGTGATGGACGTCGGCGCGAGCCTTGCCCCCTACAACCACATCGAAATCGGCTCACCGTTCGCCGTCGACTACGTGTGGGGCCGCCAAGTGGGCGACTACACCATCAACCCCTAA